In Pedobacter sp. W3I1, one DNA window encodes the following:
- a CDS encoding carbon-nitrogen hydrolase: protein MKKVNVGLVQMSCTKDKQENLDKAISKVREAAAKGAQIVCLQELFTSLYFCDVEDYDNFDLAEAIPGPSTDALQVVAKELGVVIIASLFEKRAEGLYHNTTAVLDADGSYLGKYRKMHIPDDPAFYEKFYFTPGDLGYKVFQTKFAKIGILICWDQWYPEASRITALMGADIMFYPTAIGWATDQDEETNQDQYNAWQTIQRSHAVANGIPVVSVNRVGFEQDGAMKFWGGSFATNGQGKILYLGSHDLEETEVVELDLSESDFFRKHWPFLRDRRIDSYQPITKRYIDGD from the coding sequence TGGCTTGGTGCAGATGAGCTGTACTAAAGATAAGCAAGAGAATTTAGATAAAGCAATTTCGAAAGTAAGGGAAGCAGCTGCAAAAGGTGCGCAGATTGTATGTTTGCAAGAGCTTTTTACTTCGCTATATTTCTGCGATGTAGAAGATTACGATAATTTTGATCTGGCAGAAGCAATTCCGGGTCCATCTACCGATGCTTTGCAGGTTGTAGCCAAAGAATTGGGTGTTGTAATTATTGCTTCCTTGTTTGAGAAACGTGCTGAAGGTTTGTATCACAATACCACAGCCGTTTTAGATGCCGACGGTTCATATTTGGGTAAATATCGAAAGATGCATATTCCTGATGATCCTGCTTTTTACGAAAAATTCTATTTCACTCCAGGCGATTTAGGCTACAAGGTTTTTCAAACCAAGTTTGCTAAAATTGGTATCCTGATCTGTTGGGATCAATGGTATCCAGAGGCTTCACGTATTACAGCGTTAATGGGTGCAGATATCATGTTTTATCCAACTGCAATTGGCTGGGCTACCGATCAGGACGAAGAAACCAATCAAGATCAATACAATGCATGGCAAACCATCCAACGTTCGCATGCGGTTGCGAATGGTATACCGGTGGTGAGTGTAAACCGTGTGGGTTTTGAGCAAGATGGTGCGATGAAATTCTGGGGTGGAAGTTTCGCCACAAACGGACAAGGTAAGATACTTTATTTAGGTTCTCACGATTTAGAAGAAACTGAAGTGGTTGAACTGGATTTGTCAGAATCTGATTTCTTCCGTAAGCACTGGCCTTTCTTAAGAGACAGAAGAATTGATTCTTATCAGCCGATTACGAAAAGATATATTGACGGGGATTAA
- a CDS encoding agmatine/peptidylarginine deiminase yields MSNFPPKKDLNINQFDYSPKQQGYIFPAEWAKHEATWLSWPHKEESWPGKIETIYAPYCQFIKAVAEGEKVRINVKDEEMKAFAISELTKVDADLSQIEFYFNETNDAWCRDHGPAFLLKGNEKAVVDWGYNAWGGKYPPFELDDVVPTKIAKHFNLPLFTPDIVMEGGSVEFNGAGTVLTTTACLLNKNRNPHLTKAQIEQYLLEYYGQEQVLWLGDGIVGDDTDGHIDDITRFVNEDTVLTVVESNPLDENYILLQENLEALKAMKLKDGRALNIVQLPMPLPVIHEDTRLPASYANFYIANAAVIVPIFDDVNDEKALEIIQGCFPDRKVIGINSVDIIWGLGSFHCLSQQEPAV; encoded by the coding sequence ATGTCAAACTTTCCTCCTAAAAAAGATTTAAATATCAATCAATTCGATTATTCTCCAAAGCAACAAGGTTATATCTTTCCTGCCGAGTGGGCTAAACACGAGGCAACCTGGCTAAGCTGGCCGCATAAAGAGGAGAGTTGGCCTGGTAAAATTGAAACCATTTACGCACCATACTGCCAGTTTATTAAGGCTGTCGCCGAAGGTGAAAAAGTGCGTATCAATGTGAAAGATGAAGAAATGAAAGCTTTTGCTATTTCTGAATTAACAAAAGTAGATGCCGATTTAAGCCAGATTGAATTTTATTTCAATGAAACCAACGATGCCTGGTGCCGTGATCATGGTCCTGCATTTTTGCTAAAAGGGAATGAAAAGGCTGTTGTAGATTGGGGATATAACGCCTGGGGCGGGAAATACCCTCCGTTCGAACTGGATGATGTGGTGCCAACAAAAATCGCGAAACATTTTAATTTACCTCTATTTACACCAGATATTGTGATGGAAGGTGGTTCGGTAGAATTTAATGGTGCCGGAACAGTTTTAACTACGACTGCTTGTTTGTTGAACAAAAACCGTAATCCACATTTAACCAAAGCGCAGATTGAGCAATATTTACTTGAATATTATGGCCAGGAGCAGGTATTATGGTTAGGAGATGGAATTGTTGGCGACGATACCGACGGTCACATTGATGATATTACCCGTTTTGTAAATGAGGATACGGTTTTAACCGTCGTAGAAAGCAATCCGCTGGATGAGAACTATATTTTATTACAAGAGAACTTAGAGGCTTTAAAAGCAATGAAACTGAAAGATGGCAGAGCATTGAATATTGTTCAATTGCCTATGCCATTACCTGTGATCCATGAAGATACCCGTTTGCCAGCATCCTATGCAAACTTTTATATTGCTAATGCGGCTGTAATTGTTCCGATTTTTGACGATGTAAATGATGAAAAAGCACTTGAAATTATTCAGGGCTGTTTCCCTGACCGGAAAGTGATCGGTATAAACTCTGTAGATATTATTTGGGGACTGGGAAGTTTCCATTGTTTGAGTCAGCAGGAACCGGCTGTTTAG
- a CDS encoding four helix bundle protein yields MAFKFEKLKVWQKALDLADEIDKMTKTFPKEEIYVLTSQVKRAADSISMNIAEGSTGQSNPEFCRFLRYSLRSDIEVVNCLHLAIRRGYITEEIFQKHYQACEEILIMISALIKSLS; encoded by the coding sequence ATGGCATTCAAATTTGAAAAACTTAAGGTTTGGCAAAAGGCTTTAGATTTGGCTGATGAGATTGATAAAATGACAAAAACTTTTCCAAAAGAAGAGATTTATGTTTTAACATCGCAAGTTAAGCGTGCTGCGGATTCCATTTCAATGAACATTGCTGAGGGGAGTACAGGTCAAAGTAACCCTGAATTCTGTAGATTTTTAAGATATTCTTTACGGTCTGATATAGAAGTCGTGAACTGTTTACACTTGGCAATAAGAAGAGGCTACATTACAGAGGAAATATTTCAGAAACATTATCAGGCCTGCGAAGAAATTTTGATCATGATTTCTGCTTTAATCAAATCGTTAAGTTAA